One genomic segment of Lampris incognitus isolate fLamInc1 chromosome 2, fLamInc1.hap2, whole genome shotgun sequence includes these proteins:
- the LOC130108071 gene encoding tumor protein D54-like: MATMNRQGFGVDSSMTYSSGMQRNGVSSDLTEEDLDDLRIELSKVEEEIQTLHQVILAKEKYAMDIKRQLGMSPLGNIKQNLAKGWREVQTSSPYLTASATLEDISHSSAYRRTQDTLSHAGQVTSAALSSVGVAITRRLTEMRALPLPNPPRPLSQNMSVPSMRHSSTFKSFEELVDNVKGKVTGGQASDGNASGFERRSSRRSSRDGPF; this comes from the exons ATGGCGACAATGAACAGACAAG GTTTCGGTGTGGATTCCTCCATGACCTACTCCTCTGGGATGCAGAGGAACGGAGTCTCATCTGACCTAACGGAGGAGGATCTGGACGATCTGAGGATCGAGCTATCAAAG GTGGAAGAGGAAATTCAGACCCTGCACCAAGTCATTCTGGCCAAAGAGAAATACGCAATGGACATCAAGAGGCAACTGGGTATGAGTCCGCTCGGCAACATCAAGCAGAACCTGGCCAAAGGCTGGCGAGAAGTCCAGACCTCATCGCC GTATCTCACGGCCTCCGCCACCTTGGAGGACATCAGCCACTCCAGCGC gtatAGGAGGACCCAGGATACTCTGTCTCATGCAGGCCAGGTGACTTCTGCTGCTCTGTCCAGTGTGGGTGTAGCCATTACCAGGAGACTGACAGAGATGAG AGCTCTGCCCCTTCCAAACCCGCCACG ACCGCTGAGTCAGAACATGAGCGTACCTTCCATGAG ACATTCCTCCACCTTCAAGTCTTTCGAGGAGCTGGTCGACAACGTGAAG GGGAAGGTGACCGGCGGCCAGGCGAGTGACGGAAACGCCTCTGGGTTCGAGAGAAGGTCCTCGCGTCGCAGCTCCCGAGACGGTCCCTTCTGA